A part of Paenibacillus donghaensis genomic DNA contains:
- the fsa gene encoding fructose-6-phosphate aldolase, translating into MKFFLDTGNIEEIKRITRLGLVDGVTTNPSLIAKEGRLFKDVIKEIVAIVPGPVSAEVIGLKAEDMLKEAYEIAEWAPNVVIKLPMTEDGLEACYELTKKGIKTNVTLVFSAAQGLMAAKAGATYISPFIGRLDDIGVDGMKLIKDLKTILTNYGLKSEIIAASIRNIAHVEQAAIAGAHIATIPGSLLPSLWKHPLTDSGIERFLKDWESVPQA; encoded by the coding sequence ATGAAATTTTTCTTGGATACCGGTAACATTGAGGAAATCAAACGTATAACCCGACTGGGACTCGTGGATGGCGTTACTACAAATCCTTCGCTGATTGCTAAAGAAGGCCGATTGTTCAAGGATGTAATCAAGGAAATCGTAGCGATTGTACCCGGACCTGTCAGCGCGGAAGTTATTGGCCTGAAAGCCGAGGACATGCTTAAGGAAGCTTATGAAATTGCCGAGTGGGCTCCGAACGTCGTAATCAAGCTGCCTATGACTGAAGACGGTCTTGAAGCTTGCTACGAACTGACCAAAAAAGGCATCAAAACCAACGTAACGCTCGTCTTCTCCGCGGCACAGGGCCTGATGGCCGCCAAAGCCGGAGCAACTTATATCAGCCCATTCATCGGTCGTCTCGATGATATCGGCGTAGACGGCATGAAGCTGATCAAGGATCTGAAGACGATCCTGACCAACTACGGCCTGAAATCGGAAATTATCGCTGCCAGCATTCGCAATATCGCTCATGTAGAGCAGGCTGCCATTGCCGGTGCGCATATTGCCACCATCCCGGGCTCATTGCTGCCATCGCTCTGGAAGCACCCGCTGACAGACAGCGGCATTGAACGTTTCCTGAAAGACTGGGAATCTGTTCCCCAAGCCTAA
- a CDS encoding GNAT family N-acetyltransferase yields the protein MNEVEFIVVEPEHAELRALINRLDDELHARYPHETIYKVDFTDPKVREMTFIVAYLDGQAVGCGGLRPLDSIGYEGAMELKRFYVDGRCRKLRIATRMLVFLEQQASAAGYRELRLETGIKQPEAIGLYMKHGYRPIELYGPYIGDPDSLCYGKQLA from the coding sequence GTGAACGAAGTGGAATTTATAGTTGTAGAGCCGGAGCATGCGGAGCTGAGAGCATTGATAAACCGTCTGGATGACGAGCTGCATGCCCGTTATCCGCACGAAACGATATATAAGGTGGACTTCACTGATCCGAAGGTCAGGGAGATGACTTTTATCGTGGCTTATCTGGACGGGCAAGCGGTAGGCTGCGGGGGACTGCGGCCGCTGGACTCCATTGGCTATGAGGGGGCTATGGAGCTTAAGCGCTTCTATGTAGACGGCCGATGCCGCAAGCTGAGGATCGCCACCCGAATGCTGGTCTTCCTGGAGCAGCAGGCCTCCGCCGCCGGATACAGGGAACTGCGGCTGGAGACCGGAATCAAGCAGCCCGAAGCGATCGGACTGTATATGAAGCATGGCTACCGTCCAATTGAGTTGTATGGGCCTTATATCGGGGACCCGGATAGCCTCTGCTACGGTAAGCAGCTGGCCTAA
- the rpiA gene encoding ribose-5-phosphate isomerase RpiA, with amino-acid sequence MGVNVKQLAAEKAVEYVMDGMKVGLGTGSTAYWAIAKLGERVREGLQVTCVATSRASEEQARGLGIPLVGFGEIGSLDLTIDGADELDGKLQLIKGGGGALLREKIVAANSTRMIVVADESKAVHTLGKFPLPVEIVPFAWEWTVAELAKLGGVPQLRRSGEELYLTDNGNYIADCHFEVITSAPELALALQAIPGVVEHGLFIGIASLAIIGRNDGTIDILEGESHR; translated from the coding sequence ATGGGTGTTAATGTGAAGCAGCTGGCTGCAGAAAAAGCGGTAGAGTACGTGATGGACGGGATGAAGGTAGGCCTTGGCACAGGCTCAACTGCGTACTGGGCTATTGCGAAGCTGGGCGAACGCGTGCGTGAAGGGCTGCAGGTCACTTGTGTAGCCACCTCGCGTGCTTCCGAAGAGCAAGCCCGCGGGCTGGGCATTCCGCTGGTCGGCTTCGGAGAGATTGGCAGTCTTGATCTGACGATTGACGGTGCGGATGAGCTGGACGGCAAGCTGCAGCTGATTAAGGGCGGGGGCGGGGCATTGCTGCGCGAGAAGATTGTGGCCGCCAACAGCACGCGGATGATTGTAGTTGCCGATGAGAGCAAGGCTGTACACACACTGGGCAAATTCCCTTTGCCGGTAGAGATTGTTCCCTTCGCCTGGGAATGGACAGTTGCCGAGCTGGCCAAGCTGGGCGGTGTGCCGCAGCTTCGACGCAGTGGTGAAGAACTGTACCTTACTGACAATGGCAATTACATAGCGGACTGCCATTTCGAAGTCATAACCTCCGCGCCGGAGCTGGCACTTGCCCTGCAGGCGATCCCTGGGGTCGTGGAGCATGGTCTGTTCATCGGAATTGCTTCCCTGGCGATTATTGGCAGAAATGACGGCACGATTGACATCCTTGAAGGTGAGAGTCATCGCTAA
- a CDS encoding VanZ family protein, with amino-acid sequence MTARLTSLKVRVIANKRSSPRKPPARGRKPASPGKKQAARGRKPAARRTSHPWASLMLVVYTALVVYWMFIGFGREARAGGPLQYNLVPLRTIQLYLNPDNGVPVMIRMINLLGNVAVFIPFGYLLPFVKPSYRSFTGMLFSSALCIAVLECMQMVLHVGSLDIDDLLLNVLGVGIGYCLYKLK; translated from the coding sequence ATGACGGCACGATTGACATCCTTGAAGGTGAGAGTCATCGCTAATAAGCGCAGCAGCCCAAGGAAACCGCCTGCCCGCGGCAGGAAGCCGGCCTCTCCCGGCAAGAAGCAAGCGGCCAGAGGAAGGAAACCGGCAGCGCGCCGGACCTCGCATCCTTGGGCGAGCCTTATGCTGGTCGTGTACACCGCACTGGTGGTTTACTGGATGTTTATCGGTTTTGGCCGGGAGGCGCGTGCGGGGGGTCCGCTTCAGTACAATCTTGTCCCGCTGCGAACGATTCAGCTCTATCTGAACCCGGATAACGGGGTGCCGGTTATGATACGGATGATTAACCTGCTCGGAAATGTGGCGGTATTTATTCCTTTTGGATATCTGCTGCCCTTCGTGAAGCCATCTTATCGTTCGTTTACAGGAATGCTGTTTAGCAGTGCATTATGTATAGCTGTACTGGAATGTATGCAGATGGTGCTGCATGTCGGTAGCCTGGATATTGACGATTTATTGCTGAATGTGCTAGGCGTAGGCATAGGATACTGCCTGTATAAACTGAAATAA
- a CDS encoding GNAT family N-acetyltransferase codes for MLIDLKPLLDTAEVKELLAYAVLAEPEAMADAQLEYGSTPALQLGGWEEEDLLVGLVGFEETEDGSLDIRHIAVLPENRGKGYARGMLLELLASRQPRYVLAETEDEIAADFYRALGFMVYSLGENAAGIEMFRCVYEVEEAEDED; via the coding sequence ATGCTGATCGATTTGAAGCCGCTGCTGGATACGGCTGAAGTGAAAGAACTGCTGGCTTATGCCGTTCTGGCTGAGCCGGAGGCCATGGCAGACGCACAATTGGAGTATGGCAGTACACCGGCTTTGCAGTTGGGCGGCTGGGAAGAAGAAGACCTGCTGGTAGGCCTGGTGGGCTTTGAGGAGACGGAGGACGGATCGCTGGATATTCGCCATATTGCCGTCCTGCCGGAGAACCGGGGCAAGGGGTACGCCCGCGGAATGCTTCTGGAGCTGCTGGCTTCCCGCCAGCCCCGCTATGTGCTGGCTGAGACCGAGGACGAGATCGCGGCTGATTTCTACCGTGCGCTTGGATTCATGGTCTACAGTCTGGGCGAGAATGCCGCCGGGATTGAAATGTTTCGCTGTGTATATGAGGTGGAAGAAGCCGAGGATGAAGACTGA
- a CDS encoding MarR family winged helix-turn-helix transcriptional regulator yields the protein MSKDVEHYINRYLDAYLLVTKRINAQIRDSIASELTNDQYLILRLINGQELCTSTYLAESSAVGKSSITAIINRLVEAGMIERNRDEQDRRQVYLSMTDYGRTAFDAAEKQVQEVVSPYLLYFDEKDIEKFIMMFEQLGQLMQETGGKNS from the coding sequence TTGAGTAAAGATGTTGAACACTACATCAACCGTTATTTGGATGCCTATCTGCTGGTAACGAAACGGATTAACGCGCAGATCAGGGACAGCATTGCTTCTGAGCTGACCAATGACCAGTATCTGATCCTGCGGCTGATCAACGGGCAGGAGTTATGTACTTCAACCTATCTGGCTGAATCTTCCGCCGTTGGCAAAAGCTCGATTACAGCCATCATCAACCGTCTGGTGGAAGCTGGCATGATTGAGCGCAACCGTGACGAGCAGGATCGCAGGCAAGTGTACCTGTCGATGACGGACTATGGCAGAACGGCCTTTGATGCGGCAGAGAAGCAGGTTCAGGAGGTTGTCTCCCCGTATTTGCTTTATTTTGATGAGAAGGATATTGAGAAGTTCATCATGATGTTTGAGCAGCTTGGCCAATTAATGCAGGAAACGGGAGGGAAAAACAGTTGA